Within the Trichoderma breve strain T069 chromosome 3, whole genome shotgun sequence genome, the region GGACTTCATAAGTATATTATGTATCTACCCTAAGTACCTTAACTAAGACAGAAGCATAAGGTACCTATTTAATACAGAATTACTAATTATACTACTCCTTACCTATAGATTATTGCCTACCACATTGTATATTGATACATGTAAATTCCTTCCTCTCACagtatctatctatctatgAATCATAGTATTACACAATAAGCTGTTTGCGCAAACACATGGCTCGCAATTCACGGCCCAGCATTACTTACTTAGTCACTCACTCACCCACTACTATCCATCCCCGTATGGCGCCAGTGTTGGGCGTTTGCGGCGGGGCTGGCGTGTGCAGCGCATACTGTAGGTAGTGCCCGTAATCTGGCCCTGTCCTACTTTTGCCTGGCCCCCGCCGAACCCAGTGCCGGGACAAACTCTACGGAGCAGCCGTGCTCGCAGACGCAAATGATCCAATACTAGAGGCAGAGGTTTTTCTACTGCTACTAACTGACTGATTTATTAACGCGGCCAGccactgctactgctgcttgCCTGACTCCTATTGTTTACAATCAACAACAGCCACTGACTTACCTCGTCCCTTAGCTCGGCTGGCTCTCTCTGTAATCCATAACAGCCTTCAGCTTAACTACCGAGCTTACTTACAATACTTgtaacaataacaacaacaataataacaaaaacaacaacaacaataagCAAGGATGACGCCCACAATCACGCAGACGAACCTATACATCAACGGCGAGGTAAGTACATTACATGAACCCACAGCCGAGGCAGTAGTGTAGGCCCGTTGGTACGTTGGAGAGACGGTTATGTAGCGCTGACACCCCCACTCCCCGGGAACCAGTACGTGCCGTCTGTCAAAGGCGAGACGCTGTCCATCTACTCGCCCAACGATGACTCGCTGGTGACGGACAAAATACAGGCAGGCAGCGAGGCCGACGTGGACAaggcggtggcggcagcCAAGGCGGTGTTCCCGGCGTGGCGGAATACGGCCGGATCGGAGCGGGGGCGGCTGATGCTGCGGTTCGCGGACCTGCTGGAGGCCAGCACGGAGCGGATGGCGGAGCTGGAGTCGGTGGCGATGGGGCAGCCGGTCAGcgtggccaagaaggcgATCGCGGGAGGGCTGTCGGTGTGGCGGTACTACGCTGGGTGGGCGGGCAAGATCCGGGGCGACAGCTTCATGCCGACCGAGGCGGACGGGTCGTATAAGCTGGTGCAGTACGAGCCGCTGGGCGTGTGCGCGGGCATCTGCGCGTGGAACGGGTCGCACGGGCTGGCGGCGTGGAAGCTGGCGCCGGCGCTGGCGGCGGGCAACACGTACGTGCTCAAGCCGTCGGAGAAGAGCCCGCTGGCGCTGCTCGAGTACGGGCGGCTGTTCGCCGAGGCCGGCTTCCCCCCGGGCGTGGTCAACATCGTGCCGGGCGCCGGGCCCACGGGGTCGGCCATTGCCAGCCACATGGACATTGCCAAGGTGGCCTTTACGGGCTCGGCGGCGGTGGGCCGGGCCGTCATGAAGGCGGCGTCGGCGTCCAACCTCAAGACGGTGACGCTGGAGCTCGGGGGCAAGTCGCCGGCGCTGGTGTTTGCGGATGCGGACCTGGCCAACGCCGTGCAGCACACGTCGGCCGGCTTCCTGCGCAACTCGGGCCAGGTGTGCTTTGCGTCGTCGCGCGTGCTGGTGCACGAGTCGGTGGCGGACGAGTACGTGCGCGGCGTCAAGGCGGCGTTCGAGGCGGCGCGGCTCCAGATGGCGCACTCGCTGCGGCCTGAGACGGTGTACGGCCCCGTGGCGGACCGCAAGCAGTTTGAGCGCATCATGGGCTTCCTGGACCACGCAAAGGCCGAGGGCACGCAGGTGCTGGCGGGAGGCGGGCGACTGGGCGACCAGGGCACCTTTATCGAGCCGACCGTCTTCCTCAACCCGGACCTGGGCAGCCGCGTCTACCGCGAGGAGATATTCGGGCCCGTCCTGTCCATCAACACGTTCcgcgacgaggacgaggccgtGCGCCTGGCCAACGACACCAGCTACGGGCTCGGCTCCTCCGTCTACACCAGCGACCTGGGCCGGGCCCTGCGCGTCGCCGACAAGATGGACGCCGGCACCGTCGGTATCAACGGCGTCTTCATCACCAGCGCCCAGACCCCCTTTGGCGGCTTCAAGCAGAGCGGCACCGGCAAGGAGAGCGGCGAGGAGGGCCTGAGGGCCTATCTGCGCGCCAAGACCATCCACATCAACATGCACCCGCTGTCGTCGGCCAAGCAGTAGACGACAGACTGATGATAGACTAACTGCAGTGCTGCTAGTAGTATCACTACCGTACTCGTATTCTCTCGCAAATCTCGAGGAAAATTAGCCAATTACATGTATTTATCCTATCCAAGACAGGGTTTAATTCTGGGGAGATGCACAGTCGAAGTTTACGAGAGAATACGGTAGTCTGTTGGTAACGAACTCTGGGGCGGAGGGCAGGGTCAAAAAGGGAGGGGGCCAAACACAGATTCGCTGGCTGTTCTTGGCCGCGGGCTGGGTCTCGTCTCTCTGTATGAACAACTTGTGGCACTTTCCGCAGATAGAAGaatatacatgtaggcaGAAATATATGCTTTTCATCCATCACCTGGCCACACGCGCGATCCTTTTGTGCTGTCCTTTGCCCCCTTAGAATCATGGCGCCGGTTTGAATTCCATCCATTGAGCCCAAGCAGGGGACCCCTTATAAACGAAGgtaatataatagtaataataatttacgtacatgtagctaACGCATGGCTGATTAATTGAAGTCCCTGCGTAGGGCCATGTCCATAGTATACACACATATATAAACCGAGAGGCATATGCACAGTGGCTTACACTCTTATaacacacgcacacactCACAGTGGCTTACACACACGCTCACAGTGTTTTACAcacttacatgtacacaAATGTCCCGCTTGGGTACTGCCATGTACTGGCGCAAGCTCTAGTACTGCCCTAACTCCGTTCCGCTACTCCCAACTCTGCTGCTATCAGCCCCAAGTCAAGAGCCATCTATCCATGGCTAGCGACAGTCCCAGGGCTTATATCCTACCGCTGGCCCGACCTCACTCTCTCTATCTGGGCCTCGGCCTTGTTAGTCTCTGTATTTTCCAGCCTCAGAGCCTTACACCGTCTTCCCTTCTgtgcctctctctcccccctctctctctccccccctctctctcccccaccCTCTCTGTTTAtctctatctatctatctatccatctatctatatatatatatttgaTGTGTGTCCTCAGCTGGATACAggcagcgtcttcttcttcaaaataaTAGCAACAGTAACAACTAGAACAACGGCGACAACAACGTTCCCttgccctccatctccctctctccctgCCCCTCTACCAAGCTccgccaacgccgccacCATGGATCTCCCCGAGCTGTACAGGCTGTTCGACGTTGAGGCTGACCCGACTGTGCTGCCACAGTTCAACCTGGACTTCACCTTCGCCAATACTGCCCTCCCCGACGCCATTGGCCTGCCCTTTGAAGCCGGCGGCATCCCGTCCGCCTCCCCAAACACACATATCCCCGGCACCGCCAACGCGGGCCATCCGGATGTCcacatcatcgccgccgccgccgccggcaaCCACCGCACCGCACTCGTGCCTGCTTCTCACGACCAGGCAGACTGGGCCCTCGCGGATCAGGCACGCGGCGCCGGCATCCCCAAACAGCGGCAAAGGCGCTTCGCCCCGCGCAGCCGCCACGGATGTCTCACCTGTCGCGCCCGCCGCAAGCGCTGCGACGCCCAGCGGCCTGTATGTCGCGCCTGTATCCGTGTCAACGTCGAGTGCGAGTGGCCCAGCAAGGGGCGCGCCTCCGACTATCACCGCCGTGATCTGGACACCGAGGCCAACGATCACCAGCACGGCTGtgacgagcagcagcagcagcagccggccAGACCCGAGGCCGCAGCACGCGGCTCCTTCGTCACCTCGGACTATATGGCTGCCTCTTTGTCGTCTTCgttgtcttcttcgtcttcttccacggCTACCGTCCCTCAGGCTCCCAGCTACTCGACGCTGCCCAACCGCTTCAACCGCAAGCTCTCCGCCAAGGACGCCGCCCTGGAACGCCACCTGCTGACCTACTACGTACACAGCTTCATCCCCCGCGTCACCATAGCCAAGTCGTCCACCAACGTCTTCACATCCCTCTACATCCCCATGTCCTTCCAGCACTCCGGCGTcctcgacgccatcatcgcctgcgccgccgcccaccTCGCCAAGTCCACCCAGAGCTTCCACAAAAGCCAGGAGCTGCACCAGGTCGTAGTCCAGCGCCAGCGGCTTGCCCTCGACTACGTCAAGAGCCAGGTGGAGAACCCGTCAATGGCCGACGGCGTGGGAGAGCAGGGCGACTACAAGCtcgaggtggtggtggtcctgctgctcctcgtcggcctGGAGACGCAGACCGGCGGCCGCGGCTTGCGCTGGATGCAGCAGATTCAGTGGGTTCGGCAGCTGCTCCAGAGACAGGCGGCATCCGTAACGGATGTCTGGAATTCTTGGGAAGTGGACTGCGTTCTGAACCACTTCGTCTATCACGACGTCATGTGCCTCATCATGGAAGATGTCCTGGACCCAGAGACCCGCTCTGGTCTGTCTGATGACTCTACTTTGGCTGACAGCCCGCCGTTGGCTATGCCACCTCTACCGCCGCCTCTGCCGATGGACCCAGTTCACTCCAGCCAGGGTTGCTTCGGCGCTTCATCCTGCGGCCCTGCCTCGCCTGTGGTCCCgagcatacatgtacatgtaggcaaCACCAACATGGACATCGACTGCCTTCTCGGCTTGTCCACAGATCTGTTCAAGCTCATCATGAGACAACGCGACTTGCGTGAGGCCCGCTACTGGCTGCCGGGCGCCGACGACTCACACTTCTGGGAGCTCGAGACGGAAATCTCGAATTGGCAATACAACAACGATCTGGCTGCCTCCCTGGACGTCAACACTCGTCTGGATCTAATCGCACTGGCCGAGTGTCATCGCCTTACGGCCCTCATCTTGCTCTACCGTCAACACACTGGCCGATCCTACTATCTGCCGGATCTGGCCTCGCAGATCATGTCCATCATCCCCCGCATAAGCCCAGACAGCCCCGTGGCTCCCGCCTTGACCCCCATCCTGTTCCTGGCCGGCGCCGAGCTGACATCGGAGGTGGATATTACATTGTGCGCAAGCAGGCTGAGGAGCATCAAGGACGgcatcaagatgatgaacgTTGCGCCGGCCGAGGAGGTTTTGCGTCATGTATGGAACGACAGGTTACAAAACAAAATTTCGACCGACTGGCTCAAGGTGATGCGCGCAAGGCATTGGACTATCAACCTGGGTTGACGAGGGGATGGGGTTGGAGCCGAACCGTCTGGAACCGTGAATGCATATGTGTACCTCCAAATATGGTCTGCTTGCTGATCTAtatccaactttttttttatcaaGGCAGATGCCTGCACGCTGCACTAGCTTTTCGAGGCTTGGAAAAAACAGAAGATTTTcaatatattattaaaaacgTTCACTTTCCATAAGTATACCTAAGCCTTATACATAATGTTACTAATTAATATCATTAAGGAATCAGCCAGAGCCTTTACTACGTCCAGTCTAAAATGCAGTGCTGCAGTTTAAGGTATATCTAAAAAGTTAAGAGTATgacttttataataattagCTAACTTTATCCTAGTTTATCAGAAGTCAAGAACCTATACTCCCTAGGTATATGTAGTCTACACTATAGTTATATACGCTCTAGACGCCATAAACGCATCCCCCAGGTTGGCCTTGCTTAAACCTAGTCGGAACTGTTTACTTTAAATGAGTATAGACGTAGTACTGTAGTTTAAGGTACAAAAAACATAATGATCAGCTGGCTCTGTCCTAGTTTGTCAGGAGTTGGGGCCCTATACTGGTCTACACCATACATGTAGTCATACTCGCTCCAGACGCCATAAACGCATCCTCCGGGTTGGCCTCGCCTCAACCTAGTCCTGCAGCGTTCTACCAGCTATTGTGGCCCGGAGGTAAACTCTTTATCTACTACTTAGAGATAACTTAAGGGTGCAGAGATTACCATAGTCTTTTGTTGTCAGGAACTACCTGATTTCTTCCCTGCATCAATTTCTCGCCCCCCGTCTTCCCAGGACCAGCCTCTCAACTAGTGGTATCTTTGCCTACGTGTTACACTTCTCCCCACACGTACCGGGAGCGTCAATCTCCTGAAAATGGGATCCACCCAGAAGCTGGATCTGAAGCTGTCCGAGAAAGTGCGCTCGCTACTCCGCCAGGAGGCGGCGTACATTGTCGGCGGCGTTGAACCCCTACCCATCTTCCCCGAGCGAGCCCAAGGGGCGAAAATATGGGTAAGCTTGGATCTCACAACCCCGGTTTCATGTGCAGACTGAAATCATGCAGATGGGGATCGACGCGTCACTAATACCTATTTTGCGCTGCCTGGGATGTAGGATGTGGACGGCAAAGAGTATCTCGATTTCATCGTTGGTTTCAGCGCCGCGAACCAGGGCCATGGCCACCCTTACATCATGAAGAAGGTTCGGGAGCAATATGAAAAGAGTCAGTGAGCGTCTACATCTAGCATGGCAAACGCCGGTTCTGACCCCTTGGCGACAGTTGCACTGGTCAACATCTCGGCGCACAACCCTCAATGGGGCCCGTTCGCGGAGAAGATGTGCAAAAGATTCGGCTACGACAAGATCCTGGCCATGATCTCCGGCACCGAAGCCGCCGACACTGCTTGCAAAACGGCCCGCAAGTGGGGTATCGGAGTCAAAGGCATCCCGGCAGAGAAGTGCCTGGTCCTGGCAACGGGCAAGTCGTACCATGGCATGACTTCGGGCGTGTGGAATCTTCAGGATCCGTCCAAGGCGCGCACAGGTAGCTAAACCCCAAGTCTGAACAATGCcgttttttgtttttcgttTGGCGGCTGACGCTTCTCGTCGCAGCATACGGCCTCGATAGCCAAATCCACATGAACATCAACCCTACCACGGGCGAGCCGTTGACGTACCCAGAGATCGACCCGATGCGCCGATGCATCGAGGAGCATCACCAGCGCATTGCGGCCGTCGTGATGGAGCCATATCACGGCGTCACCAGGTATGTGTTTCGTGGAGATGCTCTATATACTTGAGTCTTGCTTGCTCACCACCTATGAACAAAGGGACGTACACGACGAAGGCCGCTATGCTCGAGCAGTCTACGACTTGTGCAGAAAGTACAACATCTTGTTCATTTCGGACGAAGTACGCTCCGGAGCCGGCAAGACGGGAAAGTTCTTCTCATACATGCATCTGGGGGACGACTGCAAGCCCGACATGGTAACCATGGGCAAATCCATCACCGGCGGCGTCTATCCGCAGTCTTTTGTCATGGGCAAGGAGGCAGTCATGTCGCTCATCGGCTCTGGGCAGACCGCATCCACGTTTGCGTATACGCCAGTTGCCATCGCAGCAGCCACTGCGGCCATTGAGACGATAGACCGCGAGAACCTCATGGAGCGTGCCGTAGTCCTTGGGGATCGCTGGGCGTCGACGATCCGATCGTGGAACCACCCTCACATAGACTGGGTGAGCCAGATCGGTGCCGACTGCAACATCTTCGTCAAAGGTGTCAGGGCAGAGCGTCTGGGAGCGTTGCTCATGCACAAAGGCGTGGCCATCTTCCCCGTACATCCACGCATACGCGTATCCATCCCGTTCATCATGACggacgaggagctggacaGGGGACTGGCGATTCTCAAGGACGCGCTCAACACGGTGGATCAGTATGGGAGCATTGAAGGAGAGTTTTGGCACCAGTAGGCCCCGTCAACCAACTGGTAGGGGCACGCACGCGATTGAATCAAGCAGGGTATTGTGGACCACTATAGATGGACATGCAAGTAGTACAGCTTTGTGGCAATGTATTAGATTCCAAGCAAGACCTTTGTCCGAACTGACTCCATGTCTGCTCCGCACATGGCGGTGGAGCAAGTATCAATGATCATTGATATCTCTGCCAAGCCGCCTGCTCCATGCTACCAAGGGGGCCATGTTTCCGATTAGCCAATACAAGCGCCGCATGGAATTAGCTTTCTCTCTACTCGTatcgtactccgtatctcTGGCGTTTACAGCGTCTATTGTTATCAACCTGAAGTTTGGAGAATGTGGGCACCGCCAAGCAGATAGAGCGTGTCGATCCGGGGTCTGGTCTCCGCAAAACATGTGGCGTTCTGCCTGTAGCCCTTGGTGCGAAATGCAGGGTCTCTCTCCCCCTATGTGTATGGTTCACATGTTGTCGACATGAATCGGTCAAGGCTGGGGTAGGCTTTCTATCTTCAGCTTGTGGTCGCGATCGATTCATCACCTCGAGACACACAGAACTTAAAAAGGGGAGCTTTCCACGATCACCTGGCATCTGGCATCTGGCAGTCGGCCATcagctttctctccctttggTCTTTTATCGTGAACAGAAAGTCACCTTGCTTTCGAGTACCCGCTTTCACCATGTCTCGCTATGTCCCAAACTTGTACAACTTCTGGATTGTTATCTTCGTAGCTCTCGGATCTGCGGCATGTGCTTACAGTATTGCTGTCATCGGGTATGGGCTGCTTGATGTGTCTCCCCGGTGCCTCGATCCAGTATTTTAACCACTTTGCAGGTCCACGACCGGCCAGCCGTCGTTCTACCGGTCTCTCGGTCTCGCAATGCAGGGCGAGCCGGGATACAGTAGGACAAATCACTTGATCGGCGCATTCAATGGTACGCCTATTTACATTCGCCCCATGCAACATATCAGGACTGTGGTCGAGTTACTGATACAGCTGAGCAGGCGTCAACTCCGCTGGCGCCGCGCTCGGCGCGATCCAAAGCGCTTGGTTGATGGAACGATACTCTCGAAAATATACGATTCAGTTTGGGGCACTCATCCAGATCATCGGCGGTGCTCTCTGCGCTGGTTCCATCAACGTAGGAATGTTTCTGGCTGGTAGATTCATCGTGGGCTGGGCTATTGGAATTCTGTATACGGTAAGCTTCCCAGACCTTTCTAGATGTTACATGCAGCCTTCCATGTGCTCGACGAGGCTGACAAGTCTTCACTACCAGGCCATCCCCGTTTATCAGAGTGAGATGAGCACCCCTGCCACCCGCGGTTTCATGGTCTCTATGCACGGAATCATGATTGCCATTGGCTATCTCCTCAGCTCATGGATCGGATTTGGCGTCTACTTCATCACTGCCAACGGTTCCGACTCCAGCTTCCCATGGCGTTTCCCCATCAGCTTCCAGATCGTCCCAGCCATCCTTCTCCTGGTGGGCTCGCCTAGGCTTCCATTTTCGCCCCGGTGGCTCGTTCAGAAAGGACGGTATGAAGAGGCCAAAGAAGTCCTACGCAGCCTGCATACCTTGAAAGATAGTGACGATCACACCATCTCCAATCGGGAGTTTGACCAGATTCGCCAGCAAACCGAGGCCGACCTGGCGGTCAAGGAGCACACCACATGGTACGAGCTGGTCCGAACTCCAGGCAACAGGAAGAGGGCTTTGATTGCTGTCTTTCTGTTCTGGGGAAATCAAATGACCGGAAACCTTGTCATCGCCAATTACGGAACAATCATCTTTGCCTCGCTCGGAATGACTGGGTATATGCCTTTGTTGCTTCTGGCTCTCTGGATCGTCGTGTCGGTTGGCGGCAACACCATTTGCGCGCTGTTCCTTGATCGTTTCGGCAGACGAAACTTCATGCTTGTTGGTATCGCCGGTATGTTTGCTGCGCTTCTCGGCGAATGCATCACCCAGGCTGTTTCCGTCAACAATGACCCCAACTCCAACATCCCTGGAAAACGCGCCGCAgcattcttcctcttcttgtgGATTGCTTTCTACAGCTCCTGCCAAGATGGGACGCAGTATGTCTATCTTGCTGAGATATACCCTAATTATCTACGGGGCCAAGGTACTGCGtttggcatcttcaatctcttcattGCGTCTATTGTCGTCTTGGTAGCCGCACCGACCGCTTTCAGCAGTAAGCATCCCCTCCTGCCCTCGCTTTCGACACCGTGCAAAGCCTTACTAACTTCGCGTGTGCAGCCATTGGTTGGAGATTTTTCATTGTCTTTATCGTGCCGaccttcttctacttctggATCGTGTATTTTATGTTCCCCGAGACTCGCCTCAAGtccttggaggagattgcagaGCTGTTCTCCGAGTCCGTTGCGGTTCATCTCGATGAGGCCAAcgcagaagatgaaaagacaGAAGGTGTCAGTATGACAGAAAATGTATCAGTGAGCAAGGATGGAGCAACAACCAAGCAGGAGACGGTTTAGGGCAGGTCAACCAGGCAACTACTTGTCACACGTATGTAGTTTACCTTTATCTATAAAGACCAAGGGCAATTACACCCTTATTAGATCGAGGCTGTTTGCCTTGTCAGTTTAATTTGAATTTAAAAAGGCTATACTATCTGCCACAAGTATTCCTCTACTGCGGTTGAGCGTCATCACATGAGTATAAGATCGAAGCTGTTTGGCTTCTTAACTTATTTTGAATTTAAAAAGGCTGTGCAATCTACTCTACCACCGGTAGTCTTCTACTGAGGTTGAGTATCATTGTTCATGCTTCCTCAATAGGTCTTCTCGATTTTCATGCATCTCGCATGGATCAAGGTTTCCTGAGTCTTCAAACTGTGCAAACCAGTTGTGCTGCTGTAGATTGTTATGGATCGGTACTTGAGGTAGGCATGAGACTGTGCATTAAGGCCTGCCTTGGCATGTTGCCCCGTTTACATGTACTTAATATTTTACGGAGTGTTCAGCATCCGTATGTCCGGAATGCATGCATgaagctcctccacctcaCCGAGACCACGCAATCAGCGGTAAACTTAATGTGGCTCACTAATCTGGAACCAAAGCCATCGACTTGCGGCATATCTAGGGGGGCTGGCCCACGCTAGCGGAAAGCTTGCCATAACCCAAGAATCGTGTATCGCGTTTGTGGCGAGAATCCTGGGTAGCGTGATAACGCTTGGGAACATACATAACCCCTCTAACAAGTGTTGGAGAACGCTCTTGTCAGTCCGGGGGCCTATGTATAGATATATATTACCCCGCATGGAGAGGAGAATTAGAAAGACAATCGTTATATGTATGTTCGTATATTAATCCGTGTGTGATTGATAAGGTTGTGCACTGCCAAATTGCCGTCAACTTCATAGCCTAGATCCTACAGCAATCTCCCCCGTTCAGAGTTACTTTGCCTGTCTAAGCTTTTTGAACCAACGTCGTTACAATCATGCCGAGAATCCAGCAGCCCGCCAAGATCAATGTCGATCTGGGCGAAGCTTTTGGAAACTGGAAGATGGGGCCTGACGATGAGCTCCTGCCTCTGGTAAGAGAAAATATCCGGACCTGGAGTTTGGTCCTCTGATGAGGTTACTTGGACTCTAGCTCACCTAGGCTGTTTTTGGGTAGATTGATCATGCCAATGTTGCATGCGGCTTCCATGGGTGAGTAGAAACATTGTTAATTCCAACCCCAGATACGATACACAAGATCTTGATAtgctttgagcttctgctgacGAATGACAGGGGGTAAGTACAGTCGTATACCCATACGACGTCGCTGGCTTTGTGTCCGTCAGCATGGACTAACCAGTTCAAAGTGACCCGGTCACGATGATGGAGACTATTCGCAAAGCTAAAAAGTACGGTGTCAAGGTTGGCGCCCATCCTGGCCTCCCTGGTACGTATTTACTCTTCTCTAGTCTCACCAAGTTTCACTGTCGCTGATACGCTTGTTCTGCAGACTTGGTCGGATTCGGACGGCGTGTCATGAATATCACGCCAGATGAGGCCTATGCGATTACCGTCTACCAGGTGAACGCCCTAAAAGGTTTCCTGGAGGCCGAAGGCATGACACTTCATCATGTGAAGCCTCATGGAGTTTTCTAcggcatgatgatgaaggatTACGACATCGCTCTCGCCGTGTGCCGAGCTATACCTAAAGGCGTCCCAATCTTCCTGCATACTGATACCCTAACTGaaaaggcagcaaaagaacTGGGTGTTCCGTATATTGCCGAGACATGTGTTGATATCAGATACGGCAACGGTGGCATTCCGGTGGTCAACAGGAGAATGAGGTATGTCACGCTGTTTTACCCAAAACTCGCTTCTGAGCCCCGGTAGCTGAAGGTTCGCAGCCCATGGAAAAAGGAGGAAATTcaatacaacatcaacaacgtAATGGAGAACTGCCAGGTGGACACTGTAGAGGGCGGTAAGTATGACTTCCCTCTGGCCAACCACGAGGTCACTATCTGTGCGCACTCGGATACACCTGGTGCCCTGGAAGTTGTCAAGGCTATGCGAGAGTCAGTGGATGAATTTAATGCCAAGTACTTCCCCGATTTTAAGCGAAATAGCTCTATCTAGAATATCAGTGACACGTCAGTGTTAATAATATAAACACATCCCCAAGATTATGATCACATCACGCTGTTGGGCCTGAGTAAGCTTCTAGAAATGAGATTTTGAGCATCATGTAATTGCAGTAGTCTCTGTAGCCGCTTGCGCTGATCTTCTTGCCACCTCGCCAATACGAACTACTATCTTGCCCATATTCTATCATTGTGTTTGATTAAATATGTGTAAAGCCTTGGCAACTCATCTTTGCGGAGTCAGGCTTCGAATTGTCCCCAGAGACTTCCCATTCCAAGAAGACCTGGAGCGACTCAACTACCAGTCTCCAATCCTTATCAACTGAAATGACCAGACCGGGGGCTATTATCGTAGAGACCGGTACGAGGCTGGCCAATCTCATTCGACGTAGGACTGAGCCAAGGCTAGCGCGATGACTGGGCGCGAAACTCGCCCATCTTTTTCGGCGTCTATGGCGCGTTTGAGGGTCTCGTTCCTGGGGTAAGGGGGTCAGACCCCAGTACACCGGTAGATTTCAACCCCATATCTCAGATGCTGAATCCATGATTCCATTGGACAAAGGTATATATGAGCTACAAAGTCGCATATTTGCCACACCTCCTCCAACAGGATAGGTACTTCATGCATTGTAACGTCAAGATGGCCCGCCTTTTTAACCTTTCCGCGCTTCTGGGTGTGATTGTCGCCTTAGCCCCTTCCTCTGAGGGTGTTGCCACGGCGAATAAGCAGGTTGAAGTGCCGCGTGAGCTGACGTACAACCTTCCTCAAACATTTCACTCGGATCTCGCCCAAGGGTTCCTCGGAGGCACAGTCACCACATCTAAGAAGACTCAACGCCTACTCAAAGAGGCCTTTAATGCCAACTTCGTTATTTATGATGCCGAATTCAAAGATATTCTTGGCAAAAACCCTACTCTCGAACTTGTTGCTCAAGATGACGAGGTAGTTGCATACGAAGGCGGTCTCTGGGTGGCTGACCGCGACGAGGTGTGGATGACGAGCTCCGTTGTGGTATACAACAGAACTTGGATCTCGATTCTGAAGTTGAAGGACAATACGATCCACACGCCTTCATTCCATGGGGACGACTTTGTTACACCAAATGGTGGATACTATTTCAATGGCACGGCATACTTTGGCACGGTGGGAAACGTGA harbors:
- a CDS encoding lamB/YcsF family domain-containing protein; amino-acid sequence: MPRIQQPAKINVDLGEAFGNWKMGPDDELLPLIDHANVACGFHGDPVTMMETIRKAKKYGVKVGAHPGLPDLVGFGRRVMNITPDEAYAITVYQVNALKGFLEAEGMTLHHVKPHGVFYGMMMKDYDIALAVCRAIPKGVPIFLHTDTLTEKAAKELGVPYIAETCVDIRYGNGGIPVVNRRMSPWKKEEIQYNINNVMENCQVDTVEGGKYDFPLANHEVTICAHSDTPGALEVVKAMRESVDEFNAKYFPDFKRNSSI